The Mugil cephalus isolate CIBA_MC_2020 chromosome 8, CIBA_Mcephalus_1.1, whole genome shotgun sequence genome segment ACAGGCTCCCAGCGGGCTGGAAAGCCATGTGGGACAGTTTTGCACTGGCATCCCCATAAATCTGTGGGAGGCTGGATACCGGCTCTTTAACAGACAGTGAGCCGGGTCCTCGCAGGGCCACAAGCAGCACCCAAAAACCAAACCCTGCACATGCATTACCGCTCTTAGATGTATGTCACATGTGTCATAAAAGTGCGATTAGGAGCGAGCGCGCCGGAGAATTTACACGCGGCTTGCCTCATGTGCTGCAGCGTCTTTTCAGAAAATGCCCGTCCGTTTTTTGCAAAAACTGTGATATTTTGTCACTTCAAGGGACCCGTCGAGGGCCCACAAAGGATGTCAGTCCCGGGATCATGTCTAGCCCCAGGGGCCGGAGCAAAGactggagctgctgttgtgtAGTATCCTTTACCTTGTGAACCTGATACGAGGGCAcataatccacacacacacacagtgtcccCAGACCCCCTCAGGACACAGCTTTTTGATGGCACCACCATTGATACTGAAGATGCATCGCTTTGATGTGGCCACAATAATGTTCAGCCGTGTCATTCATGAACTTGTACCTCTGGAGAATCTCCCTttcacctctctccctccctcccctcccctcctgtgCGCTCAGCCCATTGATAATTCACTCGCTAACTTTTGAAAGGGCAACACACCTCCAAAAATGTGAACTTGttagcctttaaaaaaaaaaaaaaacagagaggacagggaggCGAATCATCTCCCAGACACTAAGGTGAATTCAcaacatgaatatgaaaaatTGTGCCAGACTTTCTTTGTGCCAGCTCAGTTTTACAACTTACAGAAACAGTAAATGCAGCGCAATACAACATATTCGGGAAATAATGCTGCTTCTGTCATGACCTCgtcaaaacaaacatgtcctGTGCCATTTCCCCCCCTTTAGTCGCGTTGACTGAACGTGCAGTTTAGGTCTCCCAAGAGGAGCATTAAAGCTTCTGTATCCACTCGAGATAGAGATGCATATgctgcgcgtgtgcgtgtgcagatAATGAGCGAGCACGTGTGTCGCCTGCTACATGATCGCACACCCACCAGAGCATGTGAGCGCCCGCCGGCCCGAtgggcgcacacacacgtagCCCGGTGGGAACGCTGGAAGACTAATGAGGATGCCATTTTCCTGACTGATACACCGAAACATACAACGTGTAATCATTCTAAAGACACGTTTCTCCGAGCGAGCACGTCAGACTGCTCTAAACAAACGTCTGATCTGTGACAGAGGGTGTGTAATTTGCAATCTGAGTGGGAGGGTGAGCGAGGGAGGAAACAGATACATGGAAAGCGTTTGGAAAGAGTCTGAAAGCATCAATGAGACTGATGTGCATGGCCCCCCCTCTCGCCCCCACCCCTTACACCATGCCCTGTCCGTCTGCGGTGGTTATCTGTGCTGTTTACCCTGGGCTGTGAAGACCCCCTGATAGCGGGGCGAGATATCTGCCCCTgctcctttttaaaatgtccGAGAGCTACCATCATTGTGCTGAGTGTTTGGACAGGAGAGATATCAGTGGGATGTctggtttaaaacaaatagGCGACTTGAATTGGTGACACTTCCTCCAAACTCTCAACCAATGCAAaaacttttttagttttttatatatatatatatatatatatatgtctatatatatagCTTTTGTTAAATTTTAGTAAATCTGATTTATATGTTTGCATTGACATTAAGAGCTGTTATTCTTTTCAAATATGAATAATGTCCCTCAACAGgtgctttttttaatatacaaaTGCAAAAACTACTGCAGGAATTTTGTCTGCAAGTTAAAATCCTTAATTTCTTACCAGGAGCCTTAAAGGCTAAAATTAAACACGTTTTAATCCAAATGAGCTTCGGTAAAGGTCACATTTAACTGTCCGCATGCACCACAAAGACTCACATCATTATAAGGGTCTGATTTCTTCCACTTTTCTCTAAGTGAGTTACTTACTGAGGGGGTCGTCCTTGCTCTTGGTCCCACTGACATTTCCATTCTTATCGATCCTCAGAAAAAACTTCTGGAAAGAGAACAGCTTCCTCCTCCGTATGTCCCCCTGTAGGTGATTGTAGCTGCGCACATGCCTGCCCTGTGGTCCCCCAGTTCGACCCACGGGGCCCCCGGTGGCCCTGGGTCTGGAGAAGGGCTCGGTCTCAGAAATGTTCAGCGGAACCCCGATAGATCCTGGGTTTGTGAGCCTCAGTCTGTCTCTGCGGAGGCAGGCAGCCCCAGGTAAGGACAAGGAGAAAACCACCAGGGTAAACAGTACGGGAAAAGACAGGGAGGACCGCAGCGTTGAAGACCTCAGCCTGGAGCTGGCCCGAGAGCCAGAACGAGCCCCCAACCCAGCCCTGGAGCGGGACGAGGCAGAGGCAGCCTTACTCCCTCCAGCAGCCCATCTGACCATGGTAGTGTGCTGTGAGGAGGACTGGAGGCAGCCTCAGAGCCTGGGACATGCTGCTGGGGGCGAGGATAGACTGGGAGGGCAGGTTAGGGAGCCCTCCACGGTCCAGACTTGGTGAGCACGGTGGGACGCCTGCAGAACCCAAATGAAACTCTCAGTCGTTTGAGTTCTCTTCCGCAGCGCTGAAAGGTTTAAGGCTGATTATCAGAAAGTCTGCTGTCCAAGCCTGTTTTGGTCTGAATGGTCAAATATAAAAAGCAGTTACTGAGTGTGGATTTCAGAAAGAAACATTTCCAGTTTGTGAAATTCGAACTATTCTTCTTGACTGCAGTGTGATTGCTCCTTGAATTCCCAGGCTGtcaattattatattttgttttttaaaaaaatccaaaacaaaaagaaaaatcctctgAAAAGTTACAAAAGTTCTCGATATCCAAGCCGACAGCAAAAATCTTTAGTTccagtgaaatttaaaaaaaaaaaaaaaaaaaaaaaggagtaaaagaAATGGTGCTGTACACCATCTACCTGTTTGAAAACTACCAGACTCCACATGTGCTGGAAAGAATTTTCAGATTTTActctgaggaggaaaaacaggatTCAAGACTTAAATAGGAACGTTGGTCAATCCAGGCGCATGTCAGATAATCCATCTGTCCTCTTCGGTTGCCCTgctcctctcgctctctcctcatctctccccctccctccccctttctctctctctctctctctctttctctctctctctatccccAGATGACTCCACCTTCGCGCAGCATCGAGGTAACGGTCTGGGGAGGTCTTTCTCTGTAAGCACTGAGTCAGAGCTGTTTCGCCTCCTTTACCCCTCGATTCGAGAATTCCTCACCTGAAGAGCGATCACAGAAAAtgcctgtgtgttgtgtgtagctGTGCGACTCTGTTAGTTATTtgatccctccctcccttttagTCAACTTCCCCTCTCACATATGGCAGCAAGTAACtggtctgcatgtgtgtgtgtgtgtgtgtctgtacacaAGCACATCTAAgttttgagagagagagagggagggggggttagtGATAACAGGTTTTATCTGTGCAGATTGTTTAGATGCTGCAGGGCAGGAAGAAGCAGTCTGGTAGTATTGGATCGGCCCTTCCAACTCCACATTGTACTGATGATTGCTTTATTGGTTAATCAAACAttggctgttgtttttgtggtgtgcGGATAAGAAAAATGGAGCCTCGTATTTTTCTCCGCTTAAATCATGTCACATTAGTTCTGGTATTTGCGTCCGAGTGTGAAGGGGATAAGTATTACAAATTGTAATGGACTCACTTGTTACTCACTGAGATGTGATAATCCTGACAGGAGGCCATCCTCCTCTATCTCTGCAGATAAAAATCGTATTAAGTTACCGGTTCAAGTCTGGATGCCTGCCTATCGCTGGCCATCTTTCTAAGgcctctcttttttcccctcaaggCACTTTATCGTGGCGCGTTATCTCTCCTGCAGTGCCGTAATGTCATGGAGCTCTCCGGTTTCACTCACCAGACCCCTGCCTTCCTCTGTGACTCAGGTGTCTGAGTGGCCGTCGGCCAGTGAGACTCTCTTACAAGCCATGCATCATTCGCTCCTCATGGCAACGCAGGCTCGGGATGGACAGTGTCACGGTGGGCTAGACAGCAGTGCACGACATGTGCACGTATgagtgtgcaaaaaaaagaaagaggcaaGGATGGTCAGCGCTCACACGAACTTCCTAGTGTCTGGTTACTGGAGGCAGTTCAGGCATGGATCGTGCGTTTATGGGCTGCAGCTCGTTAGCAACTTGTGAGGATTATTAAAAGGGTAACAGGCATCGAGGGCTGCTGCACGGACATTTTTAACAATCCAGCGCTGGCCGTCTTATCTGTTCTCACTGATCCTCGTGTCTTTAATGTCCGCATCTGTCCCCATCCctgctttcctttttctttaagaCCCTGTTTTTTTTAGTGCCTGCTTTTAATGTCTGTCAGCAATCCACCGGCAGAGCGGCGGTCTGGTCTCAACTCTGGTCTTGACGTGGCTTTATCTGGggatgcaaacaaaacaaacttatCAGCACTTCCTTTGCGGTGTCCCTTCCCGCCGTGATAACCTGACTCAGTGAGGAGGACCCAGAGCTCGGAGTGGCAGGCATCATTTATATTGAACATAGCGGCAGCAATAATTTTGAGTACTTACAGATTTATTTGCAGTGCTGAAAACTTAGAGTGTTTTTAACAGGCGCTGTACAACTCCTACAGATTCTTTCACTGACAACTAAGATTCAGATTCATACACCAGgattgcatttaaaatgaattcacaTTGACAGCAAGTGTTACATTTTCAGCCTGAAACTGTGCAGATATGTCCTTAAATCATGTAAGTGTTCTTTGCATTTAGACAGTAATGTCCCAGGTGCCTCAGAGGGATGTGAGCTTGAAATGATGCTGACAGACTCACAAGATTTGCAGGATTTCTTTACGGGCCAAGGAGCAAATTCTTTGTAAACGTTGCCAtgcctgtgttttttcctcctaaACGCAATATAAGTGAGATTTGCGAGGACTGGACACGGACTCATCTTTCTCCGCGCTCTCCGGCTTTAGCATTTAGTGTATCTTTATACATCTATCTCCTCGAATTGCGTTTCAAAGTTCAAGACGAGAGACAATAGAGCGGACAAATGTGCTTCTGATCCTCCCCTACAGGCTGTGGCTCTAGCTGCGTTCTTACGCTATTCtcgaaaacaaaaaacataattacaataaggccaatgaaaaatatcaaatgcCGGAAATTTATACGCATCAGCGGAGATTTGATTTTGCACAGCTCCACCGgccaaaaagtaaaataaatcaatgtgaCACACATGGAAAGAGTCAGGTCTTATTCCTTTTAGCGTGTAATTGAGTTTCGCTTTCAAAATACCAACAAATACTTGTTTTCCCCGACTGATAAAGTGGTAGCCgtgttttattgtattcatTTTAGTATCCTTAAGCCAAACTTTATTTAACCACAAGAATCTGATTTGCTTGAGCGAGACCAAAATGGACGTAAATAGAAATAACAGCGTCTGACAGACGAATTATTTGGCTTTAGAATGATTAGCTTTAGTAGCACACGTTGTAAATAGTTCTTTTAACTTGATAAGTTGTTGGAGGTTTCAAATCATCTATACTGACTGTTGTATTTTGTGTGCCCATGCACCATGTTCTGTTATTCTGGTCAGAAAAGGCGGAGATCAGATGTTATCGACAACATCACTGGAACAAAACgcccatttattttcagttgcaactgataaaaaaaatccccacattgtttttattttctctccccGGGATTGTTgctcatgtaaaaaaaaaaaaaaaaaaaaaaaaaaaaagggaatttgtTCTTTTATAAAACTTCAGTGTCCTGTATCAATTATATGGCTTTTGTGTTCTTGGATTAGACTGAATTAGTCAAaaactttgcatttattttagcaTAAGGCAAGCAGAATGCCATACTTGaatctctgtgtgtttatgtgttacATGCCATCTTAGCTTGCGTTCCTTAGTTTATTTAATCCCGATGCTTGTGGCAGCAGGTGGATCCAGCGCTGAGTATGGTGCAATCTTCACTTCTATCTGTTCAGCACACTGTAACACATTAGCGAGTTGAACTGTGGAAATTCACCTTATTCGTGTCATGTGTCTCTGATTTTGCCTGGCTTCGCTGTGAGCGTGTAGGCCTCTCCTTTTTTGGTACACTATCATTAAGCAGATGTTTTGCGAAAGAAAAGCACCTCACTCCGAGTTACTTAAGCTCAGATCCATATGTGGTCTACGAGGGAATCAAACGCACAACTCGCAAACAACCAAACTGACCTATGGGAaccatgtgtgtgtctccgtctGTGTTCCCTGGGGCCCGCTCTGTGTGTGCTGGGTCAGAGGAGGCAGAAGCTTTAATAAAGAAACAGGCTTGGTACAGGGATGCCAGTCTGACCGCCTGGGGACATTCAACCTGATGGGGTCCAGATGAAAGCCACCAGACTGGACTTCTTCCTccgaaagaaaaaagaaaaagaaaaagccagtTCCACTGCTTGTCTCTGAGTTTACGTTGGGATTTGAGGGGTAAGCAGCCAGATTAAAGTAACATTCTCCTTTAAAGGTACTTTAAAGCTTCTCGGAGATCACTGGgaaatgtgtttgttcatgttccAGGGAGATAGCATGCAAACACATTCTTGGCCCTGAACGTACCCCTCGTTTTTCTGTTGGTCATcagatgtaaatattttatgtgttcttggctgtttctttcttcttcttcttcttttttttttttttgtttagggggaggggtggaggggtgtcTGGTAACCTACAAGATGAGGTTGCTGTTTCCTGCGTTACACTGATCAATAGATGTTTGTCATGTTAGATTCCTGATCCTGAAGAGGCACTTACTTACATCATCCTTCTCGGTTAAGTGTCAGTTTCACCAGGTCAGAGGAATTTATTTACAGGTCAGACACTGGATCAACCGAGCCGTCCTCTGTCTCCCTCAAGGCACCATGAGGTGACCATGGTGTATAATTTGTAGTAATGACCATAACGCTTCACAACCTTCGCTGTAGTATCACACTGCATTAGACTAACACAGGCAAAGATGCAGATTGGTGAGGAAGGTTAGTCAGCGTTCTTTGTGTAATTGTGCTTATCaccttcttctttgtttgtttgtaacattaacttaatttcAAGTGGTAACGTAAACGTGCAAATTAATGAGTCTCATCTGACATcttcctgcagatgttctacaataagagcattattaagaaatggATGGTGTATGCCCACTGAAACAGTACGGACCTCATAATGATTTGAAACGCGTGCAGATCGtgttaagtttttattaacAGCGTCATGTGGTAACTTTTAGAAGAAAATGccctctgtagtttaggtagatGAAGGTCTCAGTCACGTTTGAGAAAAAATGAccctatttctataaatgtcatatgatctttttcaaaggatattttatttttatggaccTTCCAATTACACAACGGACGACTAGGggtccacggaccccctgttgagaATCACTGAAATATAAGATCACAGCAAAGCCAGCGATTTAATTTTCTGGATTATTGGttattttatacatattaaTATTATGATATCCAACACTTCAAAATAGTAAAAACTTATTGACCTGATGCCTGTTATACCAAACTGTACATGGTCCCGAATCTGTACAATTTTTTAGCTctaaaaaacagacacacaaacagacaaataataAGTATTTTGAAAATGAGATCCAGACAAATGTCATATCTTTAGTATTTATCACTTATTGTTTTATGGCCAATCAGGTGTCTCTGACCCCTCACCATAATGCCTCTCAGGCAACATCTGCTTGCTACCGTTGGCACTGGGCAGAGAAGGCTCTGGAAAAATCTACAAATAACCAAGTAAACATTCGACTATCGAATCCAAAAACCGCAATTGTTTGGCTCGAGAACACTTAGTTTGTGTTGCACAAGTTGTTAGGAGTAATTTTACGAGCactttgcccttttttttttggaaaacaatgTTGTTTTGAAAACAGCTGAAAGCGAGCCGTGACAGGTAAGTGGCTTTTGTAATAGTTTGATTAAAGGAAACTATTCTTTataggggggaaaaacaaaatcaataaataaatcctccaGATCACACGCTcattgactttgttttttgtcctgctcctctctgtctgtttaaAATAATCCGGAGTGCggtaataaaacacagaaagacgtctggaacacacacaaccaaactTTCAAATTTCCTGACTTTGAGCTCGGCTGCGTCTTTACATTATGCAACTCAAATTTGGCAACGTGCAGTGACGTAACACAACGAGAGATGTGATTAGGTAATGCAGGATGGATGACATTCGCTTGGTcatgataacacacacacacactcacacacatataggAGGTGGGTTTTAGGACATGATGCTCCACATTGACCAAAGGTATCGTGTTACTCCTTCCATTACTGCTGACTAACTCCTGGTCTCTGGCTTGAATGACAATGTCAGGGTACGCGGAGCAGGGCCATGTCCGTCCGTGTCAAGTTATCTGGCACAGAGGAGCCTGGGAAATCGGGGCCAGATGAACCCGATCCCTGAAACGGAGCCTGGCGCTGCTGATTCAGGTGTTACACATCCAGCAGCATATGGCACTCTCAGGCAAGAATGACCTTGTACATGAAAGGTCACAGAGCAGAAAACCTTCATGTAAAGAAAACTACACATGTTTTATCTTAACCTCCGgcgacccagcgtcctcatacaGGATGTTGTAGGTTTGCGGTAgcttattctgctccatttagacctgttgtccccACAAGGGGACACTTGTACTGGTAGCAAAGgttcaatacacttgtttatttatccttattaacttttctagtttgatatgacatgataatttaacaaattcagaggtacttgtttgaggacactgggatttcatcattttcaaatctgcttttgctttaaaataaacagttttatattttggtgacTGAAATTGTAatgtacagtgaaataatccctatgtccacatttatttatttgatttttttaaaaaatacttcctgttcaaatatgatgcatatttttttttatatttcataggTCGTATCAATCCcaaatcccaaatacctaatgATCTTAatattaacttaaaaaaaattaagatatattccaaacaaatgcatgGGCCCCAGGAGGTTAAACCAGGAAGTTGCAGGATACAAACCTAAATTGTATTCTGGAtcataaaacattcataaagAATGAATTTAATTCTACACCAGCACagtaaaaaatattcaaaaacatttatttcttatcTCAGTTACAAAGCAGTTTTGTCACCGACATGTTTTCCTGTCACATTTACTGATGGGGGCGCGCAAAAGGCAGGTCAGGCGAGGTGACGTCCCTTTTGCGCGACAGCGTTAAGGCCTGCGcaacatcacacaaacacagcagccatCTTTAGAGTGACCTGAGAGGGATGACCTGCAACACCTCTTTCTCATTGGTAGATCTCACACCAGAGGAGGAGCACTGCAGGTTTGACTGCAGAATCCCacagatataatatatatatatattttattatttattattatcgcAACAAACAGGACTGAAGCAGGAACCTGTACCGAGGataatgcaaacacacagtgcCAGCTCTGAGAAGAAATACCACATTCCAAGCAGAACAAAAGCTAGATTTATAAGtacaatttaacaaaaaaaaatttttatttacattctggTCTTaccttaaaaaatatatcaggCAATTTTACTGCTGATTGACAAATTATCAGCACCTTAATTATAAAAGCACCTTTATAATGTTTTAAAAGCAccattgtgtctttgtgcatttttcttctCAAGGTGTAAACTGTACCTTGTGTCGTAACTGCATTTATGAGAACTGTGTAGGAAGATCAGCTGATTGGAActttttgattatttctttatttttctgttaattaGTAATTTTGCTTTGCATACTTTGCGTGACTTCTTTTCCCACTTAACTAACATTCAGTGTACGGTAGATTTTCGCAGGCTGTGACTGAACACCGCTAACATCTGTAACAGTCCAAACGGGTGCTCATCCTCAAAGTTTTGGTAAAAAATCTTGCAGGTAAAAAACTTGTGGTTGACCCaggtttgtttgcatttgtcgAAGTGGTCATTAGCACTTTGGTTTGTCAGTCTGTGGATGCCGTGTCCCCTGCTGCATGCAACTACACTGCATTTAGGGGGAGTCTTCAGCCCTGGCTACGGCCCACAGGTGACACAGCACTGTTTCTGGACAGACCTGAGAGAGCAGCGACCCAACAGCTTCAGCTTGTCACAGAAGCGAGATGACATGGTGTTCTTCTTGCAAAGTGGTGCTgcataacagaaaacacaagctcCATTAAAATATACTACGTTAGAAATAACACGTAAAGTCAGATTTCATTCTTCACgcttttccaaaacaaaaaacaaaacatcacagaatttgcatgtgtgtgttcttagACAAACATAGAGACTGTGGAATACAAACCTGCGTTTGTCTTGCATTCCTGCATATTGCACTTCCTGAGTGTATCTGGTTTGAAAATCTCCTCGCAGAGGCTGTTTGGCATTACAGCCAAATCCTGCTCACTTACACAGTTGACTGCACGCTCTTGCTGACCCCCACCACAACTCACAGAGCACTGCAAGTCAGACACGAACACAGCACAACCGTTCAGTgaagataagaaagaaaactttCAACAACTTTTCAAGCAACGAGAAGAGATTCCTTGAATGGTCACAGTGCGACTGACCTCCTCCCAGCCTTCAGTCTTCCAGTGAGTACAGGGTCTTAAACTGCACATCTCCGTGTTGTTTGGCCTCAGTGTGCTGCTACAGCGATGAGGTGCGGGACAGTACACCAACCGCTCCCTGATGCCTTCACCACAGCTTCCAGAGCACTAagagaaatacaaatacaaatacaaattttataatcccattctcatcttctataaccacttgtcctAGAGCGTCGGGGCGGgggactggagcctatcccagctgtcattgggcgagaggcgggttacaccctggacaggtcgccagtttATCGCAGGGTACCCAGAGAGAATCCACAAAGGCACAAGGAGAACTCCAAGAGAAAGGCctcagcagcctgacacatgcacgcacacaaaaacagtttaggaacaactcaaaggtgttgacctggcctccgaattcactggactccaaactgatcaagtatgcaggctgatccacagaggcccctcccctcaacccaaaggcccctacgaagatcctgtttccagacaccacaggacaccctcagaaggaatCATACCCATtgtctaatgagtcacaactgttttggaggcacaagggagacctacacaatattaggacggtggtcattGCAAATACAAGCGgccgaaatgagtttcctctgcctgggctcagccttagaggtAGGGTAAGGAGCTCAGACACgcgggaggagctcagagtagaactaCTGCTCCTCCACGTATAGAGGAGCGAGTTGAGGTGGCTCGGGCATCTAGTAAGGATGCCTCACAGACATCTCCCGTTAGAGGTGGGCATGTCCCGGGACATGATGGAGAGATTAGATCTCTCATGTGAAGAAGACAGACTGAcggatggtcataatgttatgcctgatcagtgtaaaggCTACATCTTGAGgaagaacaaaacaataacTGCAACCCTTGGTAAAAATGGTCACTGGAAGTATTATCCTACATCCATTTGTGTTAGATtgattatgaaaatgttttaaagaatcAGGCAGTTTGATGACAATATTCCTACCTGTCCCCATGGTGATATGCTCCAGGTCATACAGGACTTGTTGGGGCAGGTCAAGGAGCTAAGAGGTCTGCTGGACACATTTTGACAGTGGAAAGGTCTGAGGGGACGTTGATTCTGGGAATCAACACACTGGACTTCGCGGTACCTCCTTCCCACTAACGCACAGTCATCTGGACACTGCGGACAACGTTACAATGCAACAAACGGCTCAGAAACAGATGAAATGCGAAGACTGTCACCGAAAAACAAGTCCCTTTGGTAATTTGGAAGTAAGAGACAATTAAGTATTAAGagtaactaataaataataagtgtaATTATCAAATTGAGTGTCTGGAGGAAATCTAACGTTACTCACCTTGCTCCAGCTGCCACTTTGCCAGGTGGCACAGGGCTGCAGGAGACATGTACGCGCAGGCTCAGGTCTCTTCATGCTGGCACAGTCCTCGTCAGTGTTGGAGCTGCACTGGACTGTCCTCCATATTGCTCCAATTCCACATGTCGTTGAACACTGGTGATAGAGGAGTGTTTTATGGTTACAACTAAAGTTAGGTTTATAATCATGGCATGCTTTGGAAAAGGGATTTACTCCACACACCTCGCTCCAATTTCCTACAACCCAGTATAAATCCATCGTAACCGGCTCTCTAGCCATCAGGTTGTTCTGGTCACTGGTTGAGCCGCTCTTTGAACTTCCTTGTCGCTGGT includes the following:
- the fgf10b gene encoding fibroblast growth factor 10b; translation: MVRWAAGGSKAASASSRSRAGLGARSGSRASSRLRSSTLRSSLSFPVLFTLVVFSLSLPGAACLRRDRLRLTNPGSIGVPLNISETEPFSRPRATGGPVGRTGGPQGRHVRSYNHLQGDIRRRKLFSFQKFFLRIDKNGNVSGTKSKDDPLSILEITSVDVGVVAIKGLNSNHYLAISRKGELYGASEFGIDCTLKERIEENGYNTYASAEWRNKKRQMFVGLNVHGKPMRGKKTRRKNTATHFLPIMV